A window from Symphalangus syndactylus isolate Jambi chromosome 22, NHGRI_mSymSyn1-v2.1_pri, whole genome shotgun sequence encodes these proteins:
- the LOC129472556 gene encoding mRNA turnover protein 4 homolog isoform X2: MRNSKLKDIRNAWKHSRMFFGKNKVMMVALGRSPSDEYKDNLHQVSKRLRGEVGLLFTNRTKEEVNEWFTKYTEMDYARAGNTAAFPVSLDPGSLEQFPHSMEPQLRQLGLPTALKRGVVTLLSDYEVCKEGDVLTPEQARILKLFGYEMAEFKVTVKYMWDSQSGSFQQMGDDLPESASESAEESDSEDDD; the protein is encoded by the exons ATGAGGAACAGCAAGCTGAAGGACATCCGGAACGCCTGGAAGCACAGCCG GATGTTCTTTGGCAAAAACAAGGTGATGATGGTGGCCTTGGGTCGGAGCCCATCTGATGAATACAAAGACAACCTGCACCAG GTCAGCAAAAGGTTGAGGGGTGAAGTGGGTCTCCTGTTCACCAACCGCACAAAGGAGGAGGTGAATGA GTGGTTCACGAAATACACAGAAATGGACTACGCCCGAGCTGGTAACACAGCAGCTTTCCCTGTGAGCCTGGATCCAGGGTCCCTGGAGCAGTTCCCCCACTCCATGGAGCCACAGCTCAGGCAGCTGGGCCTGCCCACCGCCCTCAAGAGAG GTGTGGTGACTCTGCTGTCTGACTACGAGGTATGCAAGGAGGGCGATGTGCTGACCCCAGAGCAGGCTCGCATCCTG aagctttttgggtATGAGATGGCTGAATTCAAGGTGACTGTCAAATACATGTGGGATTCACAGTCGGGAAGTTTCCAGCAGATGGGAGACGACTTGCCAGAGAGCGCATCCGAGTCCGCAGAAGAGTCCGACTCAGAAGACGATGACTGA
- the LOC129472556 gene encoding mRNA turnover protein 4 homolog isoform X1, with the protein MPKSKRDKKVSLTKTAKKGLELKQNLIEELRKCVDTYKYLFIFSVANMRNSKLKDIRNAWKHSRMFFGKNKVMMVALGRSPSDEYKDNLHQVSKRLRGEVGLLFTNRTKEEVNEWFTKYTEMDYARAGNTAAFPVSLDPGSLEQFPHSMEPQLRQLGLPTALKRGVVTLLSDYEVCKEGDVLTPEQARILKLFGYEMAEFKVTVKYMWDSQSGSFQQMGDDLPESASESAEESDSEDDD; encoded by the exons ATGCCCAAATCCAAGCGCGACAAGAAAG tctCCTTAACCAAAACTGCCAAGAAAGGCTTGGAATTGAAACAAAACCTGATAGAAGAG CTTCGGAAATGCGTGGACACCTACAAGTACCTTTTCATCTTCTCTGTGGCCAACATGAGGAACAGCAAGCTGAAGGACATCCGGAACGCCTGGAAGCACAGCCG GATGTTCTTTGGCAAAAACAAGGTGATGATGGTGGCCTTGGGTCGGAGCCCATCTGATGAATACAAAGACAACCTGCACCAG GTCAGCAAAAGGTTGAGGGGTGAAGTGGGTCTCCTGTTCACCAACCGCACAAAGGAGGAGGTGAATGA GTGGTTCACGAAATACACAGAAATGGACTACGCCCGAGCTGGTAACACAGCAGCTTTCCCTGTGAGCCTGGATCCAGGGTCCCTGGAGCAGTTCCCCCACTCCATGGAGCCACAGCTCAGGCAGCTGGGCCTGCCCACCGCCCTCAAGAGAG GTGTGGTGACTCTGCTGTCTGACTACGAGGTATGCAAGGAGGGCGATGTGCTGACCCCAGAGCAGGCTCGCATCCTG aagctttttgggtATGAGATGGCTGAATTCAAGGTGACTGTCAAATACATGTGGGATTCACAGTCGGGAAGTTTCCAGCAGATGGGAGACGACTTGCCAGAGAGCGCATCCGAGTCCGCAGAAGAGTCCGACTCAGAAGACGATGACTGA
- the LOC129472553 gene encoding ER membrane protein complex subunit 1-like → MALGGCPRVCLTQSALQPASPCGAAACAFSRACRATSRVPRPSPNPERPTEGLTRCPSSVVPRRRSPRRGACRDGGGWCLRSHHGGLVGFASLALGCAADSCGRGLRRPSGRQQYVGKLKFASLEFSPGSKKLVVATEKNVIAALNSRTGEILWRHVDKGLAEGAVDAMLLHGQDVITVSNGGRIMRSWETNIGGLNWEITLDSGSFQALGLAGLQESVRYIAVLKKTTLALHHLSSGHLKCVEHLPERNLQPPKKQSHWNTSEDLGNKKKG, encoded by the exons ATGGCCCTTGGGGGCTGCCCTCGCGTGTGCCTGACCCAATCCGCACTGCAGCCTGCCTCTCCCTGCGGAGCCGCCGCCTGCGCTTTCTCTCGCGCCTGTAGGGCGACTTCCCGCGTGCCGAGGCCGTCCCCGAATCCCGAGCGTCCTACCGAGGGCCTCACGCGGTGTCCCAGCTCTGTAGTCCCGCGGAGGCGGAGTCCGCGGCGCGGTGCATGCCGTGACGGCGGTGGGTGGTGCCTGCGCTCTCATCATGGCGGCTTAGTGGGCTTCGCGTCTCTGGCTTTGGGCTGCGCTGCTGATTCCTGTGGCCGCGGTCTACGAAGACCAAGTGG GAGACAGCAATATGTTGGGAAGCTCAAGTTTGCCTCCTTGGAATTTTCCCCTGGGTCCAAGAAGTTGGTTGTGGCCACGGAGAAGAATGTGATTGCAGCATTAAATTCCCGAACTGGGGAGATCT TGTGGCGCCATGTTGACAAGGGCTTGGCAGAAGGGGCTGTGGATGCCATGCTGCTGCACGGACAGG ATGTGATCACTGTGTCCAATGGAGGCCGAATCATGCGTTCCTGGGAGACTAACATTGGGGGCCTGAACTGGGAGATAACCTTGGACAGTGGCAG TTTCCAGGCACTTGGGCTGGCTGGCCTGCAGGAGTCTGTAAGGTACATCGCAGTCCTGAAGAAGACTACGCTTGCCCTCCATCACCTCTCCAGTGGGCACCTCAAGTGCGTGGAACATCTCCCAGAAAG